One window from the genome of Maylandia zebra isolate NMK-2024a linkage group LG18, Mzebra_GT3a, whole genome shotgun sequence encodes:
- the amotl2b gene encoding angiomotin-like 2b — MLSTEESSGKVLHRLIQEQLRYGNPTDTRTLLAIQQQALRGGSGSNSGPSSGGDMSSSPQSSLESLTQEDPLYPQLSARQEPQGQEHQGDYHHSESGYQLHGEKLPTYEQAKAQSQYMAWQLHEGKLLHEGVFHEEADLMALKCSHVRSLSEHHMQISLERKDAAAKAEAIKMTSHSYPELPYYSPQCYQGLGPNMDKCNPPPEYSAPIQGQGFIPHQVQEPVQPQQHRYVQSGQPAEPPCYGTFNSLPPAGLEEPNQVELLLMENERLRQELEAHREKSGRIQKLEQEIQRISEAYETLREASNKRENLEQTLRRRLVAEARRLQDFNRDLRENLENARTHVAKEVKAADHNQNIMAKLLEQNEEQNVERERMERELQRLRAAAEEQNLRAKRLEEALEAARGRGRQLEEELRRKRAYVEKVERLQSALAQLQSTCEKRESLEMRLRTRLEQELRSLRAQQRQSQPPGMTMNSLQERLREREERILALEADVVRWEQKYLEESTMRQFAMEVAATAAAQRDTTIINHSPCHSSNNSFNEDLPVADHRNQEMENRIRALYAQILEKDAVIKILNQRLHQDQGRKDEQSPPENLLNAAGATLRSASSTPSISPTKSNTKTRGKSLSDDQTLPSRQLSPQSEPGTLERQAEGTKTKEAASTTKLNSVKAAPKKLLLNPFRGLDELDSEAVEIFI; from the exons ATGTTGTCCACCGAGGAGTCGTCTGGCAAAGTCCTGCATCGGCTCATCCAGGAGCAGCTCCGCTACGGAAACCCCACAGATACCCGTACCTTATTAGCCATCCAGCAGCAGGCCCTGCGGGGAGGCAGTGGAAGCAACAGTGGACCCAGCAGTGGGGGCGACATGAGCAGTAGCCCACAATCTTCTTTGGAGAGTCTCACCCAGGAGGATCCTCTCTACCCTCAGCTCTCTGCGAGGCAGGAACCGCAGGGCCAGGAGCACCAGGGAGACTACCATCACTCAGAAAGTGGCTACCAGCTGCATGGGGAGAAGCTGCCAACCTATGAGCAAGCCAAGGCTCAGTCTCAGTACATGGCTTGGCAGCTCCATGAGGGAAAGCTTCTGCATGAAGGGGTCTTCCACGAAGAGGCTGATCTGATGGCGCTAAAGTGCAGCCATGTGCGGTCTCTCAGCGAGCATCACATGCAGATATCTCTGGAGAGGAAAGACGCAGCGGCTAAAGCAGAAGCCATAAAGATGACCTCTCACAGCTACCCTGAGCTTCCTTACTACAGCCCACAATGCTACCAGGGCCTGGGGCCAAACATGGACAAATGCAACCCACCCCCAGAGTACTCAGCCCCCATCCAGGGCCAAGGATTTATCCCTCACCAGGTCCAGGAGCCAGTGCAGCCTCAGCAGCACAG GTATGTCCAGTCTGGTCAGCCAGCAGAACCCCCCTGCTACGGCACATTCAACAGcctgccacctgctggcttgGAGGAGCCCAACCaggtggagctgctgctgatggAGAACGAGAGGCTGAGACAAGAACTGGAGGCTCACAGGGAGAAGAGCGGCCGTATTCAAAAG TTGGAGCAGGAGATCCAGCGTATTTCAGAGGCCTATGAGACACTGAGGGAGGCCAGCAATAAGAGAGAGAACTTGGAACAGACACTGAGGAGGAGGCTTGTGGCTGAAGCCAGGAGGCTGCAGGATTTCAACAGAGACCTTAGAG AAAACCTGGAAAATGCTAGGACCCATGTTGCAAAAGAAGTCAAGGCAGCCGACCATAACCAGAACATCATGGCAAAGCTGCTTGAACAAA ATGAGGAGCAGAATGTCGAGCGGGAGCGCATGGAGAGGGAGCTGCAGCGGCTGCGAGCCGCAGCTGAGGAGCAGAACCTCAGGGCCAAACGACTCGAGGAGGCCCTGGAGGCGGCTCGAGGACGAGGTCGCCAGCTCGAGGAGgagctgaggaggaagagggcgTATGTAGAAAAGGTGGAGAGGCTTCAGAGCGCGCTGGCTCAGCTCCAGTCCACCTGTGAGAAGAGGGAGAGCCTGGAGATGAGGCTGAGGACACGACTAGAGCAGGAGCTGAGGAGTCTGAGGGCACAACAG AGGCAGTCACAGCCCCCTGGAATGACCATGAACTCACTCCAAGAGCGCCTGCGGGAGCGTGAGGAGCGAATCCTTGCCCTTGAAGCCGACGTGGTGCGCTGGGAGCAGAAGTATCTGGAAGAGAGCACCATGAGGCAGTTTGCCATGGAGGTGGCTGCCACTGCCGCTGCCCAGAG GGACACCACAATCATTAACCACTCGCCCTGCCACTCCTCCAACAACAGCTTCAACGAGGACCTGCCAGTCGCCGACCACAGGAACCAGGAGATGGAGAACAG GATCCGTGCCCTTTATGCTCAGATTTTGGAAAAAGATGCCGTGATCAAAATCCTCAACCAGCGGCTGCACCAGGACCAGGGTCGAAAGGACGAGCAAAGTCCACCTGAAAACCTCCTGAATGCAGCGGGGGCAACCCTCCGATCTGCCTCCTCCACTCCCTCCATCAGCCCCACAAAGAGCAACACTAAGACACGAG GTAAGAGTCTTTCAGATGATCAGACTTTGCCCAGTCGTCAGCTCTCTCCTCAGTCTGAACCTGGGACGCTAGAAAGGCAGGCGGAGGGAACCAAAACCAAAGAGGCAGCCAGTACAACTAAGCTCAACAGTG tcAAGGCAGCGCCTAAGAAGTTGCTATTAAACCCCTTCAGGGGCCTGGATGAGCTGGATTCGGAGGCAGTGGAAATCTTCATTTAA